In Xiphias gladius isolate SHS-SW01 ecotype Sanya breed wild chromosome 16, ASM1685928v1, whole genome shotgun sequence, a genomic segment contains:
- the cers6 gene encoding ceramide synthase 6 isoform X1 yields the protein MAGILAWFWNERFWLPHNVTWADLKNTDEATFPQAEDLYLACPLAFCIFMIRLVFERFIARPCAMGLKIQANGPQKAQPNAILEKVFTAITKHPDEKRLEGLSKQLDWDVRTIQRWFRQRRNQEKPSTLARFCESMWRFTFYLYIFTYGVRFLKKTPWLWNTKECWYNYPYQPLTVDIHYYYILELSFYLSLLFSQFTDIRRKDFLIMFLHHLATISLITFSYVNNMARVGTLVMCLHDAADVLIEAAKMANYAKCQILCNLLFAMFAILFISSRLGVYPVWILNTTLFESWEIVGPYPSWWVFNLLLILLQLLHSFWSYLIVKTACRAISKGKVGKWNPLHVSKDDRSDIESSCDEDDSPPPNQKHHISTTNGTNKNHGTNGYLTVAPYPDEH from the exons ATGGCCGGTATTTTGGCGTGGTTTTGGAACGAGAGGTTCTGGCTCCCCCATAACGTAACCTGGGCtgacttaaaaaacacagatgagGCGACGTTCCCGCAAGCCGAGGATCTCTATCTGGCGTGTCCTTTAGCATTCTGCATCTTCATGATCCGACTGGTGTTCGAAAG GTTTATTGCAAGACCATGTGCGATGGGCCTGAAGATCCAAGCCAACGGGCCACAAAAAGCACAGCCCAACGCTATCCTCGAGAAGGTTTTCACTGCTATAACCAAG CACCCAGATGAGAAGAGGCTGGAAGGCCTGTCCAAGCAGCTCGACTGGGATGTGCGGACCATCCAGCGCTGGTTCAGACAGCGGCGCAACCAGGAGAAGCCCAGCACTCTCGCTCGATTCTGTGAAAGCAT gtGGAGATTTACTTTCTATCTATACATATTTACCTACGGAGTGCGTTTCCTTAAAAAG acTCCGTGGTTATGGAACACTAAAGAGTGCTGGTACAACTATCCTTACCAG CCACTGACTGTGGACATCCATTATTACTATATACTGGAGCTGTCTTTCTACCTGTCCTTACTCTTTTCCCAATTCACAGACATCAGGAGGAAG GATTTCCTGATCATGTTCCTGCACCACCTGGCAACGATCTCCCTCATCACCTTTTCCTACGTGAACAACATGGCACGAGTAGGAACTCTGGTCATGTGTCTCCACGATGCAGCCGACGTGCTGATAGAG gctGCCAAGATGGCTAACTATGCCAAATGTCAGATTCTGTGCAACCTCCTGTTTGCAATGTTTGCAATTCTCTTCATAAGTTCCAGACTGGGAGTTTACCCTGTCTG GATTTTAAATACCACCTTGTTTGAGAGTTGGGAGATTGTAGGGCCCTACCCATCCTGGTGGGTCTTCAACCTGCTTCTGATCCTGCTGCAGCTTCTTCACTCCTTCTGGTCCTACCTCATAGTGAAGACAGCGTGCCGAGCCATATCCAAAGGAAAG GTTGGAAAATGGAATCCCTTACAT GTGTCTAAAGATGACCGCAGCGACATCGAGTCCAGTTGTGACGAGGATGACAGTCCCCCACCCAATCAGAAGCACCACATCAGCACCACCAATGGGACCAATAAAAATCACGGGACCAACGGCTACCTGACAGTAGCCCCGTATCCCGACGAACACTGA
- the cers6 gene encoding ceramide synthase 6 isoform X2, whose protein sequence is MAGILAWFWNERFWLPHNVTWADLKNTDEATFPQAEDLYLACPLAFCIFMIRLVFERFIARPCAMGLKIQANGPQKAQPNAILEKVFTAITKHPDEKRLEGLSKQLDWDVRTIQRWFRQRRNQEKPSTLARFCESMWRFTFYLYIFTYGVRFLKKTPWLWNTKECWYNYPYQPLTVDIHYYYILELSFYLSLLFSQFTDIRRKDFLIMFLHHLATISLITFSYVNNMARVGTLVMCLHDAADVLIEAAKMANYAKCQILCNLLFAMFAILFISSRLGVYPVWILNTTLFESWEIVGPYPSWWVFNLLLILLQLLHSFWSYLIVKTACRAISKGKVSKDDRSDIESSCDEDDSPPPNQKHHISTTNGTNKNHGTNGYLTVAPYPDEH, encoded by the exons ATGGCCGGTATTTTGGCGTGGTTTTGGAACGAGAGGTTCTGGCTCCCCCATAACGTAACCTGGGCtgacttaaaaaacacagatgagGCGACGTTCCCGCAAGCCGAGGATCTCTATCTGGCGTGTCCTTTAGCATTCTGCATCTTCATGATCCGACTGGTGTTCGAAAG GTTTATTGCAAGACCATGTGCGATGGGCCTGAAGATCCAAGCCAACGGGCCACAAAAAGCACAGCCCAACGCTATCCTCGAGAAGGTTTTCACTGCTATAACCAAG CACCCAGATGAGAAGAGGCTGGAAGGCCTGTCCAAGCAGCTCGACTGGGATGTGCGGACCATCCAGCGCTGGTTCAGACAGCGGCGCAACCAGGAGAAGCCCAGCACTCTCGCTCGATTCTGTGAAAGCAT gtGGAGATTTACTTTCTATCTATACATATTTACCTACGGAGTGCGTTTCCTTAAAAAG acTCCGTGGTTATGGAACACTAAAGAGTGCTGGTACAACTATCCTTACCAG CCACTGACTGTGGACATCCATTATTACTATATACTGGAGCTGTCTTTCTACCTGTCCTTACTCTTTTCCCAATTCACAGACATCAGGAGGAAG GATTTCCTGATCATGTTCCTGCACCACCTGGCAACGATCTCCCTCATCACCTTTTCCTACGTGAACAACATGGCACGAGTAGGAACTCTGGTCATGTGTCTCCACGATGCAGCCGACGTGCTGATAGAG gctGCCAAGATGGCTAACTATGCCAAATGTCAGATTCTGTGCAACCTCCTGTTTGCAATGTTTGCAATTCTCTTCATAAGTTCCAGACTGGGAGTTTACCCTGTCTG GATTTTAAATACCACCTTGTTTGAGAGTTGGGAGATTGTAGGGCCCTACCCATCCTGGTGGGTCTTCAACCTGCTTCTGATCCTGCTGCAGCTTCTTCACTCCTTCTGGTCCTACCTCATAGTGAAGACAGCGTGCCGAGCCATATCCAAAGGAAAG GTGTCTAAAGATGACCGCAGCGACATCGAGTCCAGTTGTGACGAGGATGACAGTCCCCCACCCAATCAGAAGCACCACATCAGCACCACCAATGGGACCAATAAAAATCACGGGACCAACGGCTACCTGACAGTAGCCCCGTATCCCGACGAACACTGA